The DNA region atctacttcaggtgccactcagccccgtgtatatgctttaaccagatggcaggatcttgagtcctccccggatgtggttacaggtacattgtctatattctcccgtgatgtatatgcattgatagatccaggttctactatttcttatattactccatatgttgctggttgtattagggtgaaacctgagccaatcaaaccttttgaggtgtctactccggttggtgatcccgtgatagtaagacaagtgtataaaaattgtgtagttgtgatatgcgatcgccagacaaaagctgatttgattgagctagaaatgttagatttcgatgtaattatgggtatgtattagttggcatcatgttatgctaatgtcgattgccgattgaaagtggttcgattacaatttctgggagagcccgtgcttgagtggaaaggtaaggcagcatcaccgaaaggtaggtttatttcctaccttaaggcaaggaagatgatagccaagggttatatttatcatctagttcaggttcatgacaccgagtcaaggccaccaactttccaatcagttccagtagtgaatgaattcccagatgtgtttccggacgagcttccaggccttcctccagaaagagagattgattttgccattgatgtcttgccggacaccaagcccatttctattcctccttatcgaatggctccggcagaattgaaagagctgaaggcacagttgaaatatctgcttgaaaaagggtttatcagacccagttcttcactgtggggagcaccagtcttgttcgtgagaaagaaggatggttccctacgaatgtgcaccgattataggtagttgaacaaggtgacaataaagaataaatatcctctcccaaggattgacgatttgtttgatcaactacaaggtgccaagtggttttcaaaaatagatttgaggttgggttatcatcaagtgagagttagagaagcagatattcccaaaacagccttcagaacgagatatggccactatgaattccgagtgatgttgtttgggttgactaatgctccggccgtgtttatgaatttgatgaataatgtgttcaggccacaattggacttatttgtgatagtatttattgtcgatattctggtgtattctcgcacgggaattatatgcaaaagttatgcgaggattaaggagaaaggttatagtataagagtgtaataatggcatacatatgacatttgggagaccatatgggttgaattggttcatatgtcatttgccgaaaagccctcgttgctgtaagccaggtggggcccacacgccgaAGTTTTATAAAGGAAATATGAAGATATATATGAGTATTACATGGAAAgatgagcaagtcctaagaagtacccataagccaaatatgggcataagccatccaaaaggacgatttaaggaaatattttcggatgatctgacttgtgggggccaaaacgccattataagtttggaatttggaaacacactaagaatgaaagttgtagatacttgaaagagatttccaaccatagatcgtgggccctcacacgatatcgggatcaaaggttatggccattctacaCCGGACTGTCTGGGCAGGGAATTTCTATCGACCATTTGATGGCCCGTCAAAATTTTGACGCTCCGTCAAATCGACACAGCCCaacgtcaaatggtcacagtgactcATATtcgactgggcagttctacgggcCATTTTGAcagtccgtaggaattttgacggcccgtcaaaattggCGTAGAATTGCCTTACAGACCAGATTTTAAATCATTAAAAatgagacccaagttcatttattcatttcatttccacaccacatctctctagaaacctctagaatattctccactcttcattcacaagaaaacaaaggaaatcaaagatcaatatcaagaattcaagtgaatcaagcgtatgaaattcatcaaagtccatccaagccaagaaatttcaaaagaagtgaactagggttttggtgcaaaaagagtaataccactcaaggcttattcctacaccgtctaaggtaagttttatggtatttacatgttatttgaggtatggaaaagttgaaacacttggagtgtagaaagatataggaaatggatCATGTAAGTGTGAATAGtaacattgttgagtaaaggtttggattgagttatgataattgatgaattgtgattgtaaaaacgttataaatgacatttagaacatgggataggtattatatatgagaaaacgcgatagtgagctataatcataattgtggagaaattgaagagaaatggtggattgtggtcaatgtatataaatgatgattgttgattgcaatattgtgaatgttgttgtgagtgtttgggagttgatatagaatatgggaaaagttgtagaaacaaaggaaatgctgcgcaattttccctagaaatagtaacacgttcttatagccgattaactaacgttaatgcgaattctcttgaaggtagagatgtgGGTATTGAAGgtgaacaagcaagcgatagaatagttaaacgtaaaatgtatgtgaggctagtcctttcttcctatggcatgaatcctatagcatgattttctttcctctttaTGTGTTCCTATATttcagaaagctaaaagcctatgcccataattagctacacaagacTATCGACGAGTGTTCCATAATGagatcggggaatcacgaccttacgtcaccccgataaagtatcgTTTTTCTTGAGCTATTATGCATGTACTATTATAAGCACatcatgatgagcatattatgatgatgatgatattacgccgcgcctatttggccgggcagtcaccgctaaggcgggtagctatacacaccatggccaaatggcatgggcagacaccactagtgggcggcataagttgatattactacaccgtacctatatgggcggcagcttatacattatgcatacatgatatgatgatgattatgagtaagacagcatgacttagttatcttatacttgacagtcagatatagatgttccatattgatatttcctttatgtcattgttctatttcattatttatgcctctcaaaatcagtacaatattcgtactgacgtccgttttctttggacgctgtgttcatgcccacaggtagacagggaggtgagcttgatccagattcgtaggagctgtcagctgattgaaagcactcctttgttccggaggtgcttatgattattcttttgtgtatatagttatgttcatatatttttgggcatgacggggtcttgtcccgtccttatgtttagcactcccgtagaggctcgtagatgcgcagtgtgggttagatggtctcacgagattgctatatatatatattattttgatagcctaagggcttgTGTATATGAAAGTACTTTATGTCCTCAAATGAAAGATGCTTTTCTCATgagttgagtataaaattgataaaagtgCTTTAAATGAGCATAATgggaaatagaacgagcggtgctcggtggagagccccgggtacccgtcgcggcccctagttgggtcgtgacaataagtttTATATAGACACATAAATAGAGTGGTAGACTCCTCCTACAGTAAAAATATTACTCTTACTAAAACTAAAAAGTTGAATATTATACTAAATCAACTATTATACTTCTCATACAACTAAACAACTAATTATTCTAGAGAAATGTAGCAGTAACAGATGCAAAATCCAACATCTACTTGCTTATTCACATGCATAAAGTCAAATCTTCTTCACGCTCCTTCTGGATTCTCAAGAGAAAAAGTTTTTCAAAGAAAATGAATCTACTTGCCTCTGTATACATGCTTGATGGTATTCTAGCCTAGTAATTGACCTATTTATGGAACATCCATACCTATGCCCCAGCAACATCCATACATATGCCCCAGCATACTGCTAACACTAGCCATTCCCAGCACTCGGGGCTGAGAACTGCAGATTAGAATCAACATTCAATCATTCAATCATTTGACGATATCTGATACTGAATGTAAAATCTAGCTTTCGTTTGTTTTCTACACTATGATTCAGAATTTAGTCCATTCCTGATATTCTTTGTGTGTGCGTGCGCGTGTATTAATGCACTCACGGCTTTTCTCCCCAAAATGAATGTTATTTTGAGTTTGAGAACAAACGCTTATAGTCTAATGGTATCAGCAGAAATCTCACATACAATAGGTGTGGGTTCGATTCCTGTTACCCTCTTCCCCTTCTCCTTCCATAGTTGAAATTCCGTAATGTAAAAAGTTCAAGGAAAATTATTGAGTTTGAGATAATCAGATTTTCTTTTGCAAACAATAATACCTTGCCAGAGTGGCAAAATATATACAAGATACTTGAAATTTTATCTTgtatttgtatacggtaaaaatcggacttATGTCAGACCAGTGAGACTGGGAATCGAGgggaaagaaacaagcacgagcatgaagactttctttcggaccggagGTATCGCACTAGGAGTGGCTGatccgaagaaagcgaaggaaatcgtttggtccggtttttCCATAGCCGGGtagatcgtggtcgttggtcatgtagatcgtggccgttggtctggGTAATCCGTTACATAAATGCCACGCGTCAaaaccgttctgccacattgtactgccagtcgtacgggtgtcagaccgtacgactcaaccttatccttttagagtttcctttattcaaaagggcttgATGTTGTATAAGGCCCACAAGGAAAAACTATAAATAGAAGACATTTTCCTACTTTTGGGGGTTGGCTTcttcagatctagaacattgtaatagcaaaatatataaaatctctccctctcattccctgattttggtccggatttagtgtgttcttctttagctttattcaatcaaacaatattcatactTTATTTTATATATACATTTAGTGTAAATCACCGATTATTATTCACTTGCTCACAGCAGATCCATATATATTTTCttccaaccaaatagattaaagttcatccacatatcctatacctcacttacaaattcaattgattacctaaattcggggtaaacagtatTCTTGAAAGACAGTGAGAAACTATGATTTAGAAACGTAACTTGTGTTCAATTCCACTTATGTAAGCAAGTCTGTAATGAAATTGATAATATTTCATTGGATAAAATCTCATCAATGTAACAGTGGATTGCTTATAACTTGTAAGTTCATTACTGCACCTCAACCGATAAATGATATGCATCAGCTGATGAAACATCGCACATTCACAGTCTTAGGAGATTATGAGAACGACAAATTTAACTCTTATCTATCGGAATCTAACCTAAAAGGAAGAGGTGAAAAGTGTGAAAATAGGGGGGGAGGGGATCACCATACCTAAAAATCCATCTCAAATATATTAGTAATAATTTTTAGAGTACAAAGATAACAAAAACTGTCGGCGTAATGACACTGGAAACAAATACAGTAGTGAACTGATAACAGAACAATCACACAAATATTTCTTCTAAATCGACGCTGCAACTGATGACAGAAAAATCACATGACTAACAAGAGATGTGAAACATTTCAAGAATGCTGCTCCAATGAAGCAAAGAGCATTTCATATGTCTCGCGCTCAAGGCTTTTTAGGCACTTGAGGGATTTCTGGCTTTGGAAAAGTTGGCAGTTCAGGCTTAGGAATGGCAGGAATCTCGAGTTTTGGAAATGTTGGCAGTTCAGGCTTTGGCAATGTTGGCAACTCCGGCTTTGGTATTTCTGGCAATACGGGCTTTGGCAGAGTTGGCAGCTCGGGTTTTGGAATTTCAGGGAACTCAGGCTTTGGCAAAGTTGGGATTTCCGGGAGATGTGGCAATTCAGGCTTAGGAAGTTCTGGCATAGTTACTTCAAGAAGATGGCGCGCTTCTGCTTGAATTGTGTAGCAGCTTGTTAACGACAAAGTGACAAGTAATAACAAGAAGAAAGAGGGGCTGTAGTGAGAAGCCATTGTTGAAGGTGATAGATTCTTGAAAGACTAGTAAATTTTATGCTTTGGTTGATTATGCTTTAGGCCTCGCTTTGAACAAGTTTATATAGATATGTGGATGTGGACGATAGGAAGTGGAAGATTAAACTTTGGTTGTGATTAGTAGGAAAAATTGTCTGTTAGGTCATCTTCTCAACAATAACTTCATAATTTAATCTCACTCAAACTTTCCATGTACACCATCTATACATATTTTATGTTAATGTTGCTACATGGTCTTTTAGTTGGGAATCTAAAGTTCTAAACAGATCTCACCTTTCTTTAAATTTGTAGCAATTCAAAGTAGTAGGTAACCATTTTTCAATAGGGATAATGTGCTGTGTGCATACTTCATGAACTGTAATATTTAGTGGCTTAACCAAAAATGTTCTCAGTTTTCCATCCGAGGGCCTAATCCAATAATTCAATAAGAAGTTTGAGATGTTATTTTGTGTTTAAGTGTTTAATTTTGAAATACAAGACGCAGAATGTATCCATGACTGAATCACATAGAGTGATGATTACGGTAATTTAATGAGCTACAATTTTTTGAGGCTTAAACTGCAGTCGGAGGACATCAAGTTACAAATTTGTTGTCTATTAACTAGATAGAACAAAGGAAGCAAAAGGGAACAGAACTGTAATAAGATTCTTCTTTTCTCTTGGTAGAGTCTGGTTTAGCAGAATGTTAAATCAGAAAATAGGTGGAAAAGATATGTATAACCAGTGGCTTAGCCAAGTGTATCGAAAGGGGCTCAATTATATCTCCTTTGTCGGAAAGATATATTGCACAAATAGGGTAAATATAAATTGTTCAATCCTTTTGATATAAATTGATGAGTCCTATTGGTACACTAAAATAAGTTTTAATGTTGTGGTGAAAGTTGATTCAATAATTTAATACATAACACTATACTGCGCAAATAGAGTAAATATAATGGAAGTTTTAAGtatagtgataaaagtgattcCATTACGTTGTAAGTTCGAATTTCAAGTCTGACGTTCTTCCACTTTTTTGAATCCCCTTATTAGAATTCTTGGTTCTATGTCGGACTATTAGCCTAGTTTGATAAGATAGCATGTGCTGACAAAGCcaatataagtaaataaaaaacAAATGAATAAAGTTGGTAAATCAGGCCAACTATTCTTCATCCAAATAGGACACGACTTTTGACATTTTCACCAACTGAAAGGGATCTATTCCTTAgcattactccctccgttccataataagtaatgtttttagcttatgcacaccctttaagaaattattcactcctagaaaattatgcgtatttttactaacttacccctaattaatgcctagaaaaaagaagaagctacttaatgattcttgattatgtaaataagggTAACTCTGGAAGAATAAGgtcaatttcttcttgaaatcctaaagcaccacttattttgaaacaaaattaaAAGCCTAAAACACTacttattatggaacggagggagAACTTAACAAGCAACACCAAACTGATTGCAGTGTTTGACGTTCGACTTGTATACCAATCTGTTGTCACTCTCGTATGCAAATTCAGTTGATTTTAAGGTATTAAGTCACAGTCACAATATTCTAGGTATAGAAATTCCTTCGAAAGACTATGTTATCGGTGGCGGACCCAAAAGTGCTACGGGTTCACAGGAACCTATAGTTTTTGCTCAAATTAAACTTTGTATATGCATTAAAATATCCACTAATTACTCCATAAATATTTGAATGTGAACTCAAATATTGTTGTATATTAACTTGAGGTCACTGTAGGAACCCATAAGCTTCGAACGCTATATCCGCCTCTAGTTATCATGTGACTAAGAATGTGGGCTGTGAACTAGCCGTTTTTTGTGCCATTTGACTAAAACACAATAGAAGTgcttgggtttgggttttgttggCTCCTATCAGTATGTTACTATCCAGAAGGTAATTTCCATGAGAAGGAATGAGACATAACGCCTTATCTCCTCAAAAAATTATGTGAATAGGAGTGAGCATGCCGACCCTTTTACATCATAGTTTTCCTATTAAACTTCTTGTGTTTGCATGTGAACAAAAGCTCTAAAAGGAATCCCACAAAAACATACTCCAAAACGGTATATTCTTCATCAAATGATACCAGATTTGCTTTGGTTTCTCTTAATCTAAAAAGATGGAATTTGTTGAAAGTCTATAGAAAGGAATATATGCTTGCTTGATTTTGACTTTGCTACAAGCACAAGTAAACAAAATGAGGAAGGAACCTTTGCCATTAAGCAAGAGAAGGAGAAGCATAAACTCTTCAAATTCATTATTACTACGTTTTAAGAAAAGCAGTACTGTTAGTAACAATCATTCATTATAACCTGAATATAATAAGTAGACTTGACATTGACTCAAAGGACTCTCTAACATGGTTTGCTTTGTtcaaacaacaaaatcaacaaacTAAAATCTAAATAACTGATAAAGGCTTAATTTGTAATTAGGAAAATACCAGCAAGGATCCACATACCAGATAACCAGAGTAGGAAAACATAGTCATATGGAAAAAAGAATAGAACCAAACACCAACAAGAACTATAGATTACTTTGCGTCGACTCTTTCAGTAAGAAACTATCTTGCGACTGAGTGATTTATTGAACCATGATCTCCAACTCCCAGCTCCCTTCCGAGCCAGTGCTGCTTGTTTCCCATCAAGAATTGGATCCTCAGCCTGTGGCTTCTTGACCAGCACAAAGTTACGAACACCAAGCGATCCAATTGTCTCCCATGGACTCAGAACTGCGATGACAACACAAACATAAGCAAAACACACATCAACATAAAATGAAAAGGTGTAAAAGCCTACCAAAATCCTTTTAAGATATAATACAAACAAGCGGTAACAGCCACAAGCTCACAACCAACATAAGTCCACAATGTCACATACACATGAAGAGCATTCTAGACAACAAGCATCAATACAAAGACAGATGCTTGGCAGAGAGATACAGGTGTAAAGACAAATACTAGAGAGCTAAGATAAAATTAGGGATGGCAATGAGGCTGGACTTCGGCCGGGGGGTTGAAGCCTTAGTTGGCAGGAGGGGAACTTTTCCATTTTTCAAGTTAGAGCTGAGTAGGGCAAGAGAGGGTTTTTTCacctttttattttacttttttggcTTCCAATGTCTCTGTTTATTTCCTTTCTATTCTCAGTCTTTTTATTCATATACAtgattaaattcaaataaattaaACATTTAAATCgaaaatatatataattgatCAGTGACATCACAAAAAGAATAAGacagatgaaaatgaaattgaaaACGATGAAaggtaaacaaaaaaaaaaaacaataacatGGCAATAAAAGAAAATTTAACCTAAAGGCCAGGATGGAACAGAAAGGGACAAGGTTGGATGGGAGTAAATCTGGGGAAAGAGTGAAATATGACAGATAAAGCTTTATTATCAAACAAATAATATCTAGTAAGCCAAATCAAAATACATTTCCCAAAATGCAACTAATAATCACCGAAACAAGCAATTCAAGAAAGTACCCCTTACACATATAAAACTTTCAACTACAAAACAGAATTTCAAGGAAAAATGCAATATTAATTACGCGTAAATAATAATACAataccatctgttgcaacagtcGGGCAATATAGCATGAAGTTATTAAAATTTGATCCAAGAACAGGAAGCCTTCCTTCACGTGCATAATTCTTCAATGCAGTATCAATAACATTACCCACAAGTTCCTTTTCATTAACAACAAAACGAATAGGCCCGGCACTCCCAACAACCGTTATACTTATCAACAACCGGTTTCCCTTCCCGGGTTGAATCTTCTTCGTCTTGTATAGCAACATCTTATCAAAAAATTCACTTTCCaatacaccaaaaaaaaaaaatatatatatatatatatatattatatgggATTTAAAATTAAAGGTAACGGCCTACGCGCCAAAAAGCAGTCTCAGGTAGACAGTTTATATGGGAGGTAGGCCTACCGGGTCGGGTCGGACCAAATGGATCACGGGTCAATGCCAAGACAGTTTCTATGGCCTATTCGGGTCGGGTCAGGGGATTACGGGTCAAGGCCAAGGCAGCGATAATACCAGATTTCTTTGCAAGAACCAAAGGAAAAGGAATTAGAAGAAATTGAGATTAGTATCTCCTTTAATGGAGATGATAAAGGGGTgatcatcaacaaattcttgAAAATTTCCACCATTAACAATtaggattttcaagaaagaaCACAAAAAATGAAATTAGGATTTTCAAGAAAGATTACAAAACATGAAATTATGTAACAAAAGAGATGAAAAAATTGGAAAATGTGGTGAAGAATGAGAGAATTTATAAGAAAGTTTGCTCTTTTAGGGTTAGGGTTTGCCAAAGTTGGGGATTTTTCTATTTATGAAGAGAGAGGTGATTTTTTCGGATCTTTTGCCGTATGACCCGGGTGTTTTAACCACTTGTCCTTGTTTTTCTCTTTCCAAGTAATTTTGTtgtcatttaatttttttttttttttttttttaagggggaTAGTAGATATAAAAAGGGAAATTTTATagtattttaaaattttattgtcAAAAGTTATGTAAGACAAGAATAGAAGTCAAAATTCAAAGAACATTGTATGTTTATTCCAAGTAAATTCAAAGAAAATTGTATGTTTATTCCAAGTAATTTTTGTCTGTAATATTTTTTTAAGGGGGACAGTAGATATAATAAGGGGAATTATAGAACTGTCCCTCTAATGAAAATGAATTCTAATAGTTATTTAAAGACTCTTGAAAGAAAGAATAGAACTCAAAATTCAATGAAAACTGTATGTTTATTGGGAAGGAGGAATAAACGAATCACTTTGATAAATCACAtggttaaataaataaaaaaacaacTATTTTGAAAAAACCCTCTATTTATAGTAGGACCAAGAAACATAAGTAGTTCTTAATTCACGATTATGAGAAATTTGAGTGGGTTAGTTTTAAACAAATAAAATAACAACCATGAAAATGAACGAGGAAATCATTGAATTTTCCTAATCATGCACCCATTTCATGTTTCCACTATTTGCGGATCGCTTTAAAATCAAGCAAATGGAGAAGTAACGTGAAATAAAATATTCCAATAAGTATACAGTAAGGtcgaaaaataaaattattttttgacatttattatatttttctaaatataacataaataaatgtcaaaaaaacaaaattatttttcgacatttattatctttttttaaatataaCATAAATAAAGATTGAAATAAATTTTACAAACGAGCATAAAGAGGAGTATTTATACTACAATGTTTCCTATTTAAGTCTTTGAACTTTTATTTTGGAAATATACAAGTTCTTTACATCAGATTTAGTGATTTACAGTTAAAATTATTTAATTGAGGGGCTATTTGTACTTTAGGAAACGGTAGAAAGGAAGTAGGACACAATATTTtataaaagaatttaaaacaaattttagaaaagaaaaagaaattagtGGATAAATCAATAGCACATTGAATACTTGATGATACTCATGATATATTATACCTCTTAGGTAGAGTGATCGAAGCACCAAATTCAAAAAAAGAGGTATAGCGTACAGTATTAAGAAgttaatttccatatttttcagtAGCAATTGGTTTAAataatttcattttttatttccAATTCGGTATTCGTAGTGGGGTTCGGATTAATTTGGATTTGCCGCACAATACTAATTAAACAAGGAAGTGCTCCTAATAAAAAGAATCCTTATTCAGACTTGAATTTATAATCTTTAATTAAGAGTGGAGGAATACAATATTAGCAGTAGTAA from Lycium barbarum isolate Lr01 chromosome 10, ASM1917538v2, whole genome shotgun sequence includes:
- the LOC132615392 gene encoding uncharacterized protein At4g22758-like; its protein translation is MLLYKTKKIQPGKGNRLLISITVVGSAGPIRFVVNEKELVGNVIDTALKNYAREGRLPVLGSNFNNFMLYCPTVATDVLSPWETIGSLGVRNFVLVKKPQAEDPILDGKQAALARKGAGSWRSWFNKSLSRKIVSY
- the LOC132613304 gene encoding protein PELPK1-like, which produces MASHYSPSFFLLLLVTLSLTSCYTIQAEARHLLEVTMPELPKPELPHLPEIPTLPKPEFPEIPKPELPTLPKPVLPEIPKPELPTLPKPELPTFPKLEIPAIPKPELPTFPKPEIPQVPKKP